The DNA window TCACATGGCGGCCTACAGGAAGCCAAGGATAAAATCAAATCCTGTTCGTTCATTTCCATTCAAACGCAATAGCTGTTCTGTTTGCTGTGGGAGCAGGGACGAATGCAGACCTTTAGAGGGAAGTGTACGTAATCCGAGCTGGACTACTGCCTTTCCAGAACTGGCACCTAGTGGTGTAGcactgcaacacatttcaacCCCAAAGCCAAAATTAATTCAACatgatgaaacatttatttttacaggctTTTATTCTTTCAGTTGTTCAAATGGTTAtgtacatttgcaaatcattgcattctgcttttatttacgttttacaaaTCGTCCCAACCTTTTTTTAATGGGGGTTTTATGATATATCTCTTATTTTCCTCTCAATAAGTTAACATTTCCTTgcttaaaaaacatgtttatgttaTTTAGATCAATACGAGAGACATAATCCTTAATAACAGGCCTTTATTGTCTGTTTTCAGTTAGCTGttctgtgattggctgattgcTGACGTCCATATCAAGATGGCCCACCTCTTTCTTGCCAGTAAGATCACCATGCCAGATGACTTCCACGGCAAAAGTGGTTCCAGGATTCCCAGGAGCACCATGAGGATGCCGTCATCAATGTCTGCGGAGAGGCTGAGCCGGGACAGGCCCAGGAGGGACCACAACATCATTGTGACGAGGCACGTCCCCCATGTCAACGAGGTCCAACTGACTGCAGCCACCGGCGGTGCAGAGATGTCCTGCTATCGCTGCACCGTGCCGTTTGGTGTGGTGATCCTCATCGCTGGCATTGTAGTGACAGCGGTGGCGTACACCTTCAACTCTCATGGCTCCACCATATCAGTGCTGGGACTtgtgctgctgtctgctggactgggCCTTCTGGGATCcagtgccatctgctggagGATCAGactgaggaagaagagggacAAACGGAGGGAGAGCCAGACTGCTCTTATGGTCAGCCATGGATACTGCGTGGCCTGATCACCAGGATCATCCAGGAAAAGACCAACGAGCGACTGGCGGTCCTGTCCTGAGTTCAAGTTTAAATTCTGTGGTTCTAAAGGGTCCAGATGATAAACTTCAGTGCAGCAGACTAACAGGAAACTAATACACGCGTTTGCAAAATATGAAGAACGAAGCTTTTACCCAGTGGACTTTATGCCCTCATCCCTCTGAAGTGATCCATGAGCCTGTAGGCAACATAAAGGATGACAGGTCATGATGTACCGAGTGAACAGTGGGTTGTTAACACATGGCAGCCTGCTGGATAGTTCAGTTTGACTGCAGAAAGCAACTCCGCCACTCTGGAAGTGCAGGGCGATGGCCACTGTGAAAAAGTCAAACGATCCATTGGTCGGTTAATGGaaaattaactaaataaataacacttcTACATTTATGAGTCGAAAGTATCACACATCCACAGTTCTGTCTTGTCAGACTTGCACGATTCTTCATTTTTAGATAATTTGGGCTGTGGATGCTTAATTGTTTCCTAAAGTTCTACAAAGAGAATTTTCTAAGGAGCCCTTCAGGGGTCACATGGTAGAAAAATATCTGCTTAAAAATTGGGCTGGAAGCTAAAAATCAAGACTTTTTCTACCATGTCCCCTCAGGTGCTCAGACTAAACAATTTATCAAGTTATCAAAAAACAGTCCACAGTTGTTCACTTACTTCAAATCTAAAAACTGGAGCTCTACAGAGCTCAGCAATGATGTACAGTATCTGCTGCTGATAAAGACTTTTATAAAGGTACTCTGACTCTAACACTGACGTTTCTCTTTCTGAGACAAAATCCGGTCGGCTCATGATTGGCTGCATTTGTGACCTCATAAAAAGGACTCTGTGATTCTGTCATTGATTGTTGTGCTGGTGATTTATATGtgcatttgaaacatttaatcTCGCAGAGGAGACGGTAGATATCTGAGGAGACATGAAAATACCTTTgaagatgcaaacatttgtcaCTGGGAAATAGGTCAAGAAGGAAAACTAACTTTGCGTATGAATCGCTGGGTAATAATCCGAGTTGACAGATGGAGATGGTCTATGATATGCATgccactttgtatgtttaaactAGTGCACTATGATCCTAAGTGATGAACAATAACCACATGTCATGTATTCCATCATATTAACAATTTTACGTGGAACTGTTTAACTGAGGCTCAATATAAAACgctctcactttctcttcagAAACTCAGACTTATTTATTCTGTGTTGGCAGACGTATCCATCAaggatgtttgttttattaaagtcaAGATTTAAGTGTCATCCTGACTTCTTTTTGAATCCCTGGCTGAGGAGTGTGTTTACAGAGCACGTCGAGCACAGAATGGAAACTTATAGCAGCTCTCTGTTATATTTAGTCGTGTTTATGTTGCCTAGCATCCCACAGACACACGACCACATAATGAATGGGGGAGGGGACAGGCTGGGTTGCGTCATttggtggtggaggaggtggtggtgacGGGTAACGGTTACAACGCGTTGTCACTTCTGCAGCGCTAACTTTATCTCAGCCGTGGTGCAGCATCCTGGGAATGTGTGCGCAACGAGGGTTGAGGGGTGGGGTCAGAGACATAAGCAGAGActggaaagagaaggagagagacggGGGGACTGCATCACGTCGTTCAGAGGAGCCTCTCAGAGGGATGGCAAAAACACCAAAACGTCCCAGGAAGTGgaactacagtaaatacagaGACATCCTGCAGCACAACAtcacttttctgtctgttcaCACTGGTCAGGACCCAAATCTACCTGCTGAGGGGCCCTGGGGCAAAGCATATGCCCTGAGTCCAGAGTTGAAGCCATAATTAAAATTGCTTCCTAAAGATATATTCTCTAGGCAAAAAGCTTTCCAAACTCTACTAGTACCATCTTATCTGATGTGACTGTTTGCTCCTTTTCTCGTAAACTCAACAATTTGGGGTTTTGACTCTTAATAACACAATGACTGATTATGTTAACTGACTgtatgttttgggttttttttttttccatttacaggattcaattcaactttatttatatagcggcTACCgtgtcatctcaaggcactttacacaataaaagtCCACACTACACAAGTATAGGAAccaaaattgtttttcttaatgAGAACTATTGGATGCTTGAGATCAAGACCTGTCTCCTACCCTGTCTGCAGCTAGTCCACTTACAATTAGTCCATTggtccaaagcaacttacaagatAAGTCAATGAGAAGACACTGAAAGCCAcatgcaatgacaataaatgtctcagtttcatgTAGAAGGTCTGTCTTGAACAAGCTTTTGAATTTAGGGGTGCTACACTGGAAGAGGGAGTTCGGGTAGAAAGGTGCTTTTGAGTTGACTACTCATGCAGGCAGTCTCTGGAAGCCAGCGCAGAGACCTGAACACAGGTTTGACATGTGTCCTTTCTGGAATTGTGGATCATCTTGAGAGGTTTGAGTGGGCCACAGGTGTTTCTGTCAGCAAGGTGGTGTAGTATTCAATTGAGACATGACCACAAGAAGCTGGGTAACATATTAAGGAAGGGAGTTTCTGATCAGTAGTCCCAATATCCCACTGCAGGATTAGTTCCAGAAATCAAGCTTTGAACAGCACCATGCACATCACAAAACATTATAGTAACAAAACCCTGCTTGCAACCTgtcagcaacagcaacaacagaaacaataagaataatattaataatgatgacaataagaacagcaagaagaagaaggaaaagaggcAGAGTTCCTGAAAGAACTCATTCAAACATGTGGGAAATGCTTTACAAAGACAGATTCAAGGAcaccaaaataaacaatttacaGAAGCAGTGCAGGAAATGAGGCAGCAGTCTGGCATCACTGAGCAGAGGAGCttagtgtgtttgcagtgtggaCTTAACACCACACAGAAGCAGGAAGGTAGCGGGAgaacttttcatttgtttaattttaaatgcactttaaCCAGAGACGTAAGCCGGTGTAAGACACGTCCctgaaagacattttacagGTGGTCAAAGTCCTCACCACAACAAACAAAGAGGTTTGCTTCTTTGTTCATAAGCAGTGCAGGAAATGAGACTTTTATTAAGCCAATAAATGTGAACTGGATTTGACTTTGTGAACCAGAGTCCACAGTCCTGCTAGCGGCCTGTGCGTCTCCAACACAGCAGGGCTTTgattgtttgtcattttcatgtTAACAAGCTCAATGCTGATGTTCAAGGCTACGGACACAATTAAAATTTGGCATGTTTGCATGACATTGTCGAGTTTAGACACGGCAACATTCCCAGTTCGCCCGTTTAAAAATAGGCCTCTTTTTGGTGGAGGTAAATAAAACCGAGGGGCTTCATCGTCGAAGAATCGGATTGCTGCTAATTCTTTGTTTGTCAGACTGTTTTGCAGCGGCTCAGGCTCCGCAAGGACAGTATAGAGGGGAAATCCCGGCCCTCCCTTCCCTTCCTGTAACACAGTGACCAGCTGAGTGACTGGAGATGTAACACAGTGGCAGTGTCACCTTCCCGCCCCCTTAAACACACCCCAGACTCTCAGCCGGAAAGGGCCTGGCACGCAAAGAGACAGGGAATCGGCACGATTAAAACAGATGAGCCGGGGAACAGGAAGGAGTTTCTGTTCCTACACACCCTTTACCAAAACTCTGAACTGCAAGTCCCCCACAGGCCTGATAGTTCTGTCATCAGAGGAGCTTCAGGGTCAGCAGAGCTGGGCCCAGGCTGCGGAGGGCTGAGGGACCTGGTTCCAGACCTGTGAATCAGTGCCCAGGCAGTTCAGGTCTGACAGTGAATGTTACAGTCAGAGTGATTTAGACTTTGAGGAAAATTAACTGTGATAGACTCAAAGTTTCTCCATCAAAAGTAGAACCTGCCTGAGAATCGTGATGATTAGAAGTTTTCTTAAGCATCAAAATACAATCACAGTAGATCCATGTACGTTAAATATATACCAGCCACATTGGAGTCATGTTGTATCCTATGGTGTCGCTCACTGGCCTGACGTTACGCTTTCTACCAACGTTTCTCGTTGTATGTTTAACGTTTACATGGCAAACGATGGATCGGTTTTCTGATGCACAGGGAGGCAGACTCAGTCTCAGGCAGCAGCCAGGTAGCGGTTGATGGGAGGTTTAATTACCTGTCAGCTGCTGACAGGCTGCTGAACGCTAACGAGGCTGGATGTCAGGCAGAGCAGCTCGTTACAGCCCCAAACCGTCCTGCTTCTGCAGCTAAACCAGGAAACTGATGGAAGCCTCACAGATTGACTGGCTCCCTGCTGACACATCATCTGATAGAGTTAAAGCCGCGAGCGCTAAATAAAACACCAAGGAATTTCAAAGTTTTCTGATTTAGTTTGTCACAACTAGGTGTGATAATAGTTATAATAATCAGGTAATAACAAACCAACCATCATCTTTATCagattttaaagacatttctaGAAACTCTATAGACAAAATGCAAGTCCAGTGCAGTTGTGTGAAtgtgatggaggaaaaaaaacagcagctggagcAAATTCTCCAGTCAAAGCTGTGAGTTTCATCTACGCAGGCAGTTCCAAAATTCCTTTTGGCTTTAATAGGAATTTCTGTTTACAAATCAACTTTTCTGACTGAATCCTGAACATTTTAGGATATTTAATCCAAATCCATTTAATTTGTCCTTTTCCCGTCAGCTCCACAGTTTAAAGGTTTTCAACCTGTTCACTGAGCTTCAATGGAACaattattgtgtatttgttcTTTAGGAGACTCGTGCCCATAAATGAGTCCATGAGACTTCAAGGACGTCTCTttactgcttttgttgtttgtagGTTTTGTCTCCTGTCTCGAGTTAAAACAGTAAACTAAGACTCAGGGGTTATTGTTAGTGGGAGTTTAGGAGCATTGTTGGACCAGTACTGGCTGTGGGATGTGGGTCAGCATGAGGCCAAGTGGCTGCAGTTGTTCTGTGGTGGGAAAGATCTTGTGATAGAAGCTGCTCTCAGCCCACAAAAGAGACCAGAGACCAACCAGCAGAGCCAACAATGGCACGGAGGCCCCAAAGGCCTTGAACGACCCCATTAACCAGGGAGAGGCACTTCCTTTCCTCCAGTTTTCCCTCTCCAACTCTTTCTCTGCAtctgtttctttcatttacCGGCACGCTGATGGATTTAGA is part of the Channa argus isolate prfri chromosome 20, Channa argus male v1.0, whole genome shotgun sequence genome and encodes:
- the LOC137105617 gene encoding transmembrane protein 100-like, producing MAHLFLASKITMPDDFHGKSGSRIPRSTMRMPSSMSAERLSRDRPRRDHNIIVTRHVPHVNEVQLTAATGGAEMSCYRCTVPFGVVILIAGIVVTAVAYTFNSHGSTISVLGLVLLSAGLGLLGSSAICWRIRLRKKRDKRRESQTALMVSHGYCVA